In a genomic window of Bradyrhizobium sp. LLZ17:
- a CDS encoding cold-shock protein has product MAMGTVKWFNPTKGYGFIQPDNGGKDVFVHISAVEKAGFTSLAEGAKVSFDVVNNRGKDSAENLRIG; this is encoded by the coding sequence GTGGCTATGGGGACAGTGAAGTGGTTCAACCCGACGAAAGGGTACGGGTTCATTCAACCTGACAACGGCGGCAAGGACGTCTTTGTTCACATCTCGGCAGTTGAGAAGGCCGGTTTCACCTCACTCGCGGAGGGGGCTAAGGTCAGCTTCGACGTCGTGAACAATCGCGGAAAAGACTCGGCGGAAAATCTACGGATCGGGTGA
- the panC gene encoding pantoate--beta-alanine ligase, with amino-acid sequence MQTITTVAELRRELAKACSVGKRVGLVPTMGYLHDGHLALIEASRAQCDITVVSIFVNPTQFGPNEDLSSYPRDFLRDEKLCRDAGVAIVFAPGAQEVYPAQFETFVEPGELAKPLCGAIRPGHFRGVATVVCKLFNMVHPDVVFFGQKDFQQCAVVRRMATDLNLPIKIVTVPTVREPDGLAMSSRNRYLSKEERRRAVAISRGLFAAADEFRSGVREVDKLIATAERQLETVDRLQYLELVDGHTLKRAESPLRHPAALCVAAYVGSTRLIDNVLLGLSTVEFY; translated from the coding sequence ATGCAGACGATTACCACGGTCGCTGAGCTTCGTCGTGAGCTCGCGAAGGCTTGCAGCGTGGGCAAACGCGTCGGGTTAGTGCCGACAATGGGTTATTTGCACGATGGCCATCTCGCCCTGATCGAGGCGAGCCGCGCGCAATGCGATATCACCGTCGTCAGCATTTTCGTCAATCCGACTCAGTTCGGACCAAACGAGGATCTCAGCAGCTATCCTCGCGATTTCCTGCGCGATGAAAAATTGTGCCGCGATGCTGGTGTTGCGATTGTGTTCGCGCCGGGTGCACAGGAAGTCTATCCGGCTCAATTCGAGACCTTCGTCGAGCCGGGCGAACTGGCGAAGCCACTATGCGGAGCTATCAGGCCTGGGCATTTTCGGGGCGTCGCGACCGTCGTGTGCAAGCTGTTCAACATGGTGCATCCGGACGTCGTGTTTTTCGGGCAAAAGGATTTTCAGCAATGCGCGGTCGTGCGTCGCATGGCAACAGATCTCAATCTTCCCATCAAGATCGTCACCGTGCCAACCGTTCGGGAACCCGACGGGCTCGCGATGAGCAGCCGCAATCGGTATCTGAGCAAGGAAGAACGCCGGCGAGCGGTTGCCATCAGTCGTGGACTGTTCGCCGCGGCGGATGAGTTCCGCTCAGGAGTGCGCGAGGTGGACAAGCTGATTGCGACCGCCGAGCGGCAACTTGAAACAGTTGATCGGCTGCAATACCTTGAACTTGTCGACGGTCATACGCTCAAGCGCGCCGAGAGTCCGCTGCGGCATCCGGCGGCGCTCTGTGTCGCAGCCTACGTTGGTTCGACCCGGCTGATTGACAACGTCCTGCTGGGACTATCAACAGTAGAGTTCTATTGA
- a CDS encoding ABC transporter permease, translating to MAAWDAARRLGLIDPVFLPPLSDIIAAGWQLAQTGELYDDVSASLLRALSGFLISVALIVPLGVAVGWYARVGNLVNQFIEICRNTAPLPVLLLESASCRRSRW from the coding sequence TTGGCGGCGTGGGACGCGGCTCGGAGGCTCGGGCTGATCGATCCCGTGTTCCTGCCACCGCTCTCGGACATCATTGCTGCGGGCTGGCAGCTTGCGCAAACCGGCGAGCTCTATGATGACGTCTCCGCCAGCCTGCTGCGTGCCCTGAGCGGATTTTTGATTTCGGTTGCCTTGATCGTCCCGCTTGGCGTGGCGGTCGGTTGGTATGCGCGAGTCGGCAATCTCGTGAACCAGTTCATCGAGATCTGCCGCAACACCGCGCCGCTGCCGGTCTTGTTGCTCGAATCGGCGAGCTGTCGAAGATCACGATGGTAA
- a CDS encoding Dabb family protein, whose translation MIRHIVFFTAKDKAHIDKIIEGLSVLTKIPHARRLEVARNRKSDRLGNEIDVIVYGEFDDEGQLEAYKAHELYQDSIRQVRPLRELRLAADYSMSADAEPVCSAGPPHGRG comes from the coding sequence ATGATTCGACACATCGTATTCTTCACCGCAAAAGATAAGGCGCATATCGACAAAATCATCGAGGGCCTTTCCGTTCTCACCAAAATCCCGCACGCTCGGCGGCTTGAGGTCGCTCGCAACCGCAAGAGTGACCGGCTTGGCAACGAAATTGATGTGATCGTCTACGGTGAATTCGACGACGAAGGCCAACTCGAAGCCTATAAAGCGCACGAGCTTTATCAAGATTCGATCCGGCAAGTAAGACCGCTCCGCGAGCTACGTCTCGCGGCCGACTACAGCATGTCTGCAGATGCGGAGCCAGTATGTTCGGCAGGCCCTCCCCACGGGCGTGGTTAA
- a CDS encoding PAS-domain containing protein, which yields MNAAIAGLGAGPVVRLLKKYIRFARGVDELTVGEKVYAIAGFLGIVTIFLLVMSVQTVRLQNSYRDTQTSSAEAAINSGLVNASIYAIVMDSRGIYMSTERAKVKEFADEILKRNHELAEVMNGWEPTVRSEDFEEFVSLKRRIAQFIDFRQELVRRAVEISPAAAREFGDTEASSTVRERLNADLEALQRGYNERTREADGLAQKNRCAAAYLFMLGLAALVLAALNVLVIRDSVLARLSDIAQATDRIGTGDIGSEVPHLRDHDEIGHLARAVQNFRAAVAQVFELEQLELDLTKQRDAAMAERDAFNDEYQVKKWQLSAIINSMPQGLIMVDGKARVIAMNSNYRRMYNLPETIDSGASLGEILQHGLFSGDIKKYVSAILVRIGKREPAAYEVTLDDGRIVKIYERPIDAGGWFSVQEDVTEQRQHERILGRTERLLATIVENVREGIIAKDARSLRYLFINRAAERQMGLSRTDIVGKTARELFSSETAELIEKRDQQLLAQSQQLEPIVCTICNPVRGRRVISWRRLQIGAPGEDSHMFVSMVEDLSDQAGTAD from the coding sequence ATGAATGCTGCGATAGCAGGCCTTGGAGCCGGGCCCGTCGTGCGACTTCTGAAAAAATACATCCGCTTTGCGCGCGGGGTCGACGAGCTGACAGTAGGCGAGAAAGTTTATGCGATCGCCGGGTTTTTGGGAATTGTTACGATCTTTCTCCTGGTCATGTCTGTCCAGACCGTGCGACTGCAGAATTCCTACCGTGATACGCAAACGTCCTCCGCTGAAGCGGCGATCAATTCCGGACTGGTCAACGCATCCATCTATGCGATCGTGATGGACTCGCGCGGCATCTACATGTCTACCGAACGAGCCAAGGTGAAAGAGTTCGCGGACGAAATCCTCAAGCGCAACCACGAGCTTGCGGAGGTGATGAACGGCTGGGAGCCTACGGTCCGTTCGGAAGACTTTGAAGAGTTCGTATCGCTCAAACGGCGGATTGCCCAATTCATCGATTTCCGCCAGGAGTTGGTGCGCCGGGCGGTGGAGATTAGCCCCGCAGCTGCCCGCGAGTTTGGGGACACCGAAGCCAGCAGCACGGTTCGGGAGAGGCTGAATGCGGATCTGGAAGCGTTGCAGCGCGGCTATAATGAACGCACTCGCGAAGCAGATGGGCTCGCGCAGAAGAATCGCTGCGCGGCAGCGTACCTGTTCATGCTGGGTTTGGCGGCGCTGGTGCTTGCCGCGCTCAATGTTCTTGTGATCCGGGATTCAGTGCTGGCGCGGCTTTCAGACATTGCCCAGGCGACCGATCGTATCGGAACCGGGGACATCGGAAGCGAGGTGCCACATCTGCGAGACCACGACGAAATCGGCCACCTGGCGCGCGCCGTGCAGAACTTCCGCGCTGCTGTCGCTCAAGTTTTTGAGCTCGAACAACTTGAATTGGACCTCACCAAGCAGCGCGACGCCGCAATGGCCGAGCGCGACGCTTTCAACGACGAGTACCAAGTTAAAAAGTGGCAGCTCTCCGCCATTATCAACAGCATGCCGCAAGGCCTGATCATGGTCGATGGCAAGGCACGTGTGATTGCAATGAACAGCAACTACCGGCGCATGTATAATCTGCCCGAGACCATCGACTCAGGGGCGTCGCTCGGCGAGATCCTGCAGCACGGGCTGTTCAGCGGCGACATCAAAAAGTACGTTTCGGCCATTCTCGTTCGGATCGGAAAGAGGGAGCCGGCAGCTTACGAGGTAACGCTCGACGACGGCCGGATCGTCAAAATTTATGAACGGCCTATTGATGCCGGCGGCTGGTTCTCCGTCCAGGAGGACGTCACGGAACAGCGGCAGCACGAGCGTATTCTCGGGCGTACCGAACGCCTGCTCGCCACGATTGTCGAGAACGTGCGCGAAGGTATCATTGCCAAGGACGCACGCAGTCTGCGCTATCTGTTCATCAACAGGGCGGCCGAACGGCAGATGGGGCTGTCGCGCACCGACATTGTCGGCAAGACTGCGCGCGAATTGTTTTCTTCGGAAACGGCCGAGCTGATAGAAAAGCGCGACCAGCAGCTACTTGCGCAAAGCCAGCAGCTCGAGCCTATTGTCTGTACTATCTGCAATCCAGTTCGTGGCCGCCGGGTGATCTCGTGGAGGCGTTTGCAGATTGGCGCCCCCGGGGAGGACTCGCACATGTTCGTGAGTATGGTGGAAGACCTCTCCGATCAGGCTGGGACCGCCGACTAG
- a CDS encoding methyltransferase: MMTQLGASVRSQTTDVDAMLAELRLNNDPHDVEVGGMSLHILPGVLSPRLSHAPDALISKWHIEPGAAVLDLGCGSGVLGLAALRAGARRLVALDINPQAVLSTKINIERLGYGDRAEALESDTYAALQPGAQFDTIIFAAPYWNRKANDDLERSCFDQDHKVMAAALGGAHVWLSPKGAMYVIFSDQGDVGHVMNLIEESKLRVRGMHIFRPTIPGGHVRIVWKLSAR; encoded by the coding sequence ATGATGACCCAACTCGGCGCATCCGTACGCAGCCAAACAACAGACGTGGATGCAATGTTGGCCGAACTGCGTTTGAACAATGATCCGCACGATGTCGAAGTCGGCGGCATGTCTTTGCACATCCTGCCCGGGGTTTTGTCACCGCGCCTGAGTCACGCACCGGACGCACTGATCTCGAAATGGCACATCGAGCCCGGCGCGGCGGTACTCGATCTTGGGTGCGGATCCGGTGTGCTGGGCCTTGCAGCACTCCGTGCCGGGGCAAGACGTCTAGTCGCTCTCGACATAAATCCGCAGGCCGTTCTCTCGACGAAGATAAACATAGAGCGATTAGGCTATGGAGATCGAGCAGAAGCCCTCGAGAGTGACACCTATGCTGCGCTACAACCTGGAGCACAATTTGATACCATTATCTTTGCCGCCCCCTATTGGAACCGCAAGGCCAATGACGATCTCGAGCGTTCGTGTTTCGATCAAGATCACAAGGTCATGGCCGCCGCCCTCGGAGGGGCGCACGTCTGGTTAAGTCCGAAGGGTGCGATGTATGTGATTTTCTCCGATCAGGGAGACGTGGGGCATGTCATGAACCTGATCGAGGAGAGCAAGCTGCGCGTCAGAGGCATGCATATTTTCCGACCGACCATTCCAGGCGGGCACGTCCGCATTGTTTGGAAGCTATCCGCGCGATGA
- a CDS encoding aspartate aminotransferase family protein: MPEINFLIENNARRIWHPMAHPKDMQDHPPRIIMKGEGIHVTDIEGKTVLDAVGGLWNVTLGYSCDPIKKAIADQLKELPYYSGFRGVSTGPAIELAYELTEWFKPEGMVRAFFTSGGSDSVETALRLARQYWKIKGQRDRTKFLALKKGYHGTHFGGASVNGNANFRRNYEPLLPGVYHIPSPWTYRNPFNETDPAKLAQLCANALLDEIEFQGADTIAAFIMEPVLGAGGVIVPHLSFMGLVREICDRYGILLISDEVVTGFGRTGAWCGARLWNVKPDMMTIAKAVTSGYFPLGATMIGDKIAEAFESDETSFGSIGHGYTYSGHPVGCAAGIAAVAETKRLKLDARAEAYGAIIDEALAALKQKHEIVGDVRGKGLMAALELVADRGSKKALDKKRVGKIADAIYDAGVVVRVSGSNIILSPPLIITAEDARTIAHAIDHGLATG; the protein is encoded by the coding sequence ATGCCCGAAATCAATTTTCTCATCGAGAACAATGCCCGCCGGATCTGGCATCCGATGGCGCATCCCAAAGACATGCAGGACCATCCGCCGCGGATCATCATGAAGGGCGAGGGCATCCACGTCACCGACATCGAAGGCAAGACCGTGCTGGACGCGGTCGGGGGGCTCTGGAATGTGACGCTCGGTTACAGCTGCGATCCGATTAAGAAGGCGATCGCCGACCAGCTCAAGGAGTTGCCCTATTATTCCGGCTTTCGCGGCGTCTCGACGGGACCCGCGATCGAGCTCGCCTATGAGCTCACCGAATGGTTCAAGCCGGAGGGCATGGTGCGCGCGTTCTTCACCTCGGGTGGATCCGATTCCGTCGAGACCGCGTTGCGACTCGCACGGCAATATTGGAAGATCAAGGGCCAGCGCGACCGCACCAAATTCCTGGCACTGAAGAAGGGCTATCACGGCACGCATTTCGGCGGCGCATCCGTCAACGGCAATGCCAATTTCCGCCGCAACTACGAGCCGCTGCTGCCGGGCGTCTACCACATCCCCTCGCCCTGGACTTACCGCAATCCCTTCAACGAGACCGACCCTGCGAAGCTCGCGCAGCTCTGCGCCAATGCGCTCCTCGACGAGATCGAATTCCAGGGCGCCGACACCATCGCCGCCTTCATCATGGAGCCGGTGCTCGGTGCCGGCGGCGTCATCGTGCCGCATTTGAGTTTCATGGGACTGGTGCGCGAGATCTGCGACCGCTACGGCATCCTCCTGATCTCGGACGAGGTCGTCACCGGCTTCGGCCGCACCGGGGCATGGTGCGGCGCGCGGCTCTGGAACGTCAAGCCGGACATGATGACAATCGCCAAGGCCGTCACATCGGGCTATTTCCCGCTGGGCGCCACGATGATCGGCGATAAAATCGCCGAGGCGTTCGAGAGCGACGAGACGAGCTTCGGCTCGATCGGCCATGGCTACACGTATTCCGGCCATCCGGTCGGTTGCGCGGCCGGTATCGCGGCGGTTGCCGAAACAAAGCGGCTTAAGCTCGACGCCAGGGCCGAGGCCTACGGCGCCATCATCGACGAGGCGCTCGCGGCTCTCAAGCAAAAGCACGAGATCGTCGGCGACGTGCGTGGCAAGGGCTTGATGGCCGCGCTCGAGCTGGTCGCCGACCGCGGCAGCAAGAAGGCGCTCGACAAGAAGCGCGTCGGAAAGATCGCCGATGCGATCTACGATGCCGGCGTGGTGGTTCGCGTCTCCGGCAGCAATATTATCCTCTCTCCGCCGTTGATTATTACGGCCGAGGACGCCAGGACGATCGCTCACGCGATCGACCACGGCCTTGCGACTGGTTGA
- a CDS encoding helix-turn-helix domain-containing protein produces the protein MLVRTPAELGAVLRERRKKLKLDQSTFAKSIGVSRQWVIEVEHGHARAELGLILRALDALDIRLDAGTEQAPARGATRPAVDINAIVANARKKKA, from the coding sequence ATGCTCGTACGCACGCCGGCCGAACTCGGCGCCGTCCTTCGCGAGCGGCGCAAGAAGCTCAAACTCGATCAATCGACGTTCGCCAAGAGCATTGGCGTCAGTCGCCAATGGGTGATCGAAGTTGAGCACGGTCACGCGCGCGCTGAACTCGGTCTGATCCTTCGCGCCCTTGACGCCCTGGACATTCGCCTGGACGCGGGCACCGAACAAGCGCCCGCCCGCGGGGCCACCAGGCCAGCCGTCGACATCAACGCCATCGTGGCCAACGCCAGGAAGAAAAAGGCATGA
- a CDS encoding aminodeoxychorismate/anthranilate synthase component II: MIVIIDNYDSFVFNIARYFRKLGAATCVVRNDAMHVSELADLRPRAIVISPGPGTPNEAGISTAVVRELSGQVPILGICLGHQCIGSEFGARVTRARRPMHGRPSYVTHEGGGLFEGLPSPLCVGRYHSLIVELDPSSARDLAVTALSDDGEIMALAHRNQATYGVQFHPESILTPQGDALFANFLRLAELS; the protein is encoded by the coding sequence TTGATTGTCATCATCGACAACTACGACTCTTTTGTCTTCAACATTGCGCGATATTTCCGCAAGCTTGGTGCAGCAACATGTGTCGTCCGGAACGACGCGATGCATGTGAGCGAACTTGCTGACCTCAGGCCCCGCGCGATCGTCATCTCCCCCGGCCCGGGCACTCCAAATGAGGCTGGAATATCGACAGCCGTCGTTCGCGAACTTTCCGGTCAGGTGCCAATTCTCGGCATCTGTCTCGGACACCAGTGCATTGGGAGCGAGTTCGGCGCACGTGTAACGCGCGCACGCCGTCCTATGCATGGTCGGCCCTCGTATGTCACGCATGAAGGCGGGGGCCTGTTCGAAGGATTACCATCCCCACTTTGCGTAGGGCGCTACCATTCGCTTATCGTCGAATTGGATCCGTCATCTGCCCGAGACCTCGCTGTGACAGCACTCTCGGATGATGGGGAGATCATGGCTCTTGCCCATCGCAATCAAGCGACATATGGCGTGCAGTTCCATCCGGAGTCGATACTCACACCGCAAGGGGACGCACTATTCGCAAACTTCCTACGGCTTGCAGAGCTTTCTTAA
- a CDS encoding phosphoribosyl-dephospho-CoA transferase MdcG domain-containing protein yields MSADPDVRQPGCQHLTGAYLSDHSDLDLLWGDGNKPASTLPSDIARQAPMRLDQEIICAAGGEQWRELTNRRHGRTPGEARRRCPQHDASRRDHCPRPTRGYHLSATGRP; encoded by the coding sequence CTGTCCGCAGACCCGGACGTTCGGCAGCCCGGCTGTCAACATCTCACCGGCGCCTATCTTTCGGATCACTCGGACCTCGACCTGCTTTGGGGTGACGGCAACAAGCCGGCCAGCACCCTGCCCTCCGACATCGCTCGCCAAGCGCCGATGCGGCTCGACCAAGAGATCATCTGCGCCGCGGGCGGCGAGCAATGGCGTGAGCTGACAAACCGCAGACATGGACGAACTCCTGGTGAAGCGAGAAGGCGGTGTCCACAGCATGACGCGAGTCGACGGGACCACTGCCCCAGACCGACCAGAGGTTACCACCTTTCCGCCACTGGAAGACCATGA
- the panB gene encoding 3-methyl-2-oxobutanoate hydroxymethyltransferase, whose product MSHASEVSVERVTIPILQRWKQERRRVTMTTAYDAVTAGIADPIVDIILVGDSVGNVCLGFDNTLPVSMAMMNHHLEAVARTRPRALLVADLPFLSFHLGPEETIRNAGGFLQRGADAVKLEGGAKRVEMVRALVDCEIPVMGHLGLTPQSVNVMGGFKVQGRKADDALRLLDDAHRLQEAGCFALVLEGIPAELAQRATESLSIPTIGIGAGPDCSGQVLVFHDVLGLTLGHRPKFVRAYADGFQLLQAALSRWAADVRTGAFPAPQESYRLPESLSDIIATWAPPNPT is encoded by the coding sequence ATGAGCCACGCTTCGGAAGTGTCAGTTGAGCGGGTCACGATCCCAATTCTGCAGCGGTGGAAGCAGGAGCGGCGGCGTGTCACCATGACCACCGCCTACGATGCGGTTACGGCAGGCATCGCCGACCCCATCGTCGACATCATTCTTGTGGGCGACAGTGTTGGCAATGTCTGTCTCGGATTCGACAACACGTTACCGGTCAGCATGGCAATGATGAACCATCATCTCGAGGCTGTTGCACGCACAAGGCCCCGTGCCTTGCTCGTGGCCGATCTGCCGTTTCTTAGCTTTCACCTTGGTCCGGAGGAGACGATACGCAACGCTGGAGGGTTCCTGCAGCGAGGCGCAGATGCCGTGAAACTCGAGGGCGGGGCCAAGCGCGTGGAAATGGTGCGTGCCCTGGTCGATTGCGAAATTCCTGTCATGGGCCATCTCGGCCTCACCCCGCAAAGCGTCAACGTCATGGGCGGATTCAAGGTGCAGGGCCGGAAAGCCGATGACGCTTTGCGGCTGCTCGATGACGCTCACCGTCTGCAGGAGGCCGGATGCTTCGCGTTGGTGCTTGAAGGCATTCCGGCCGAGCTAGCCCAGCGAGCGACCGAATCGCTATCGATACCAACCATCGGAATCGGCGCGGGTCCCGACTGCTCGGGCCAAGTGCTCGTATTCCATGATGTCCTGGGGCTGACCTTAGGTCATCGGCCCAAATTCGTTCGCGCCTATGCAGATGGCTTTCAGCTTTTACAAGCGGCGCTGTCGCGTTGGGCTGCCGATGTCCGCACCGGTGCGTTCCCGGCGCCGCAGGAGTCCTACCGGCTTCCTGAAAGCCTGAGTGACATTATCGCAACCTGGGCTCCTCCCAACCCAACCTGA
- a CDS encoding Tm-1-like ATP-binding domain-containing protein, with protein MTNRSRPRILLIGTGDTKSDELLFMQRCIAGAGGETVLMDVSVLGDPPYKAAHDKHAVAAAADTTIAAVIASGDENSSMTLMAHGAARLTRQLCDDGRIDAMIAIGGTMGTDLALEVALALPLGFPKLIVSTIAFSHLIPPERIAADLMMILWAGGLYGLNGTCTAVLSQACGAIVGAARGAIRLRPEGPIVALTSLGKSCLSYMVELKPQLEARGYEVVVFHTTGMGGRAMGSIAAQGGFVAVLDLSLQEVANQVMGSVVNSGSDRLMNAGRNGIPQIVAPGAIDMVDFPAWLPVPTELADRPFHAHNRLLASASSGAVDRRRIARAIAAKLAEATAPVAFVLPFGGIQRWDQDRETLYDPEGLSAFVTEMRAAIRPPIELHVIKNHINHPGFVAKILAIFDRWVAHGIVPAGKVPAEQT; from the coding sequence ATGACCAACAGATCACGCCCTCGCATCTTGCTGATCGGCACGGGCGACACTAAGTCGGACGAGCTCCTGTTCATGCAGCGCTGCATTGCGGGCGCCGGCGGCGAGACCGTCTTGATGGACGTCAGCGTCCTCGGCGATCCCCCTTACAAGGCAGCGCACGACAAGCACGCGGTTGCCGCCGCCGCCGACACGACGATCGCTGCCGTGATCGCGAGCGGCGACGAGAATTCGTCGATGACCTTGATGGCGCACGGCGCCGCCCGGCTGACGCGGCAACTCTGCGACGACGGCCGGATCGACGCCATGATCGCGATCGGCGGCACCATGGGCACCGACCTCGCGCTCGAGGTCGCGCTCGCCCTGCCGCTCGGCTTTCCAAAGCTGATCGTGTCGACCATCGCCTTTTCTCATCTGATTCCCCCCGAGCGCATCGCCGCCGATCTGATGATGATCCTGTGGGCCGGCGGCCTCTACGGCCTCAACGGCACCTGCACGGCGGTGCTGTCGCAGGCCTGCGGCGCGATCGTCGGCGCGGCCCGCGGCGCCATCAGGCTGCGGCCCGAGGGCCCGATCGTAGCGCTGACCTCGCTCGGTAAGAGCTGCCTCAGCTACATGGTCGAGCTGAAGCCGCAGCTCGAGGCTCGCGGCTATGAGGTCGTGGTGTTCCACACCACCGGCATGGGCGGCCGTGCGATGGGATCGATCGCAGCGCAAGGCGGATTTGTCGCGGTGCTCGACCTCAGCCTTCAGGAGGTCGCCAACCAGGTGATGGGTTCGGTGGTAAACTCCGGCTCGGACCGTCTGATGAATGCAGGCCGGAACGGCATTCCGCAAATTGTGGCGCCCGGCGCCATCGACATGGTGGACTTTCCCGCCTGGCTGCCGGTGCCGACGGAACTCGCCGATCGTCCGTTCCATGCGCATAACCGCCTGCTTGCGTCCGCGAGCTCCGGTGCCGTCGATCGCCGACGGATCGCGCGCGCCATTGCCGCGAAGCTTGCGGAGGCGACGGCGCCAGTAGCTTTCGTCCTTCCGTTCGGCGGCATCCAGCGATGGGATCAGGACCGCGAGACGCTGTACGATCCCGAAGGCCTCAGCGCCTTTGTCACGGAAATGCGTGCGGCGATCCGCCCGCCAATCGAGCTTCACGTGATCAAGAACCACATCAATCACCCGGGCTTCGTCGCGAAGATCCTGGCGATCTTCGACCGCTGGGTGGCACACGGCATCGTTCCAGCCGGCAAAGTTCCAGCGGAGCAGACATGA
- a CDS encoding response regulator transcription factor → MLMLMGRSEAVTTEAVHFAQSMLEGSATAFYEVDEGYNLRRFLLARIPEPFHLQYLEGMSAFDPQHPTHAGDLAVARLSKTMAGQQTGETALYRSFIDQCGIVDILDFFFRRDDQIVAGMSVVWDREARIPERAVTIAEKIHQYLQFNLVGRAAASEDGQRYGLTSREMDVVRLLCCGRTNCEIGECLKIGQATVKTHLIHIFQKLGVETRSAVVALMVRPN, encoded by the coding sequence ATGCTGATGCTCATGGGCCGCTCGGAGGCCGTAACGACCGAAGCCGTGCATTTTGCCCAGTCCATGCTGGAGGGCTCGGCGACGGCATTTTACGAAGTCGACGAGGGCTACAACCTCCGGCGCTTCCTCCTGGCGCGCATTCCGGAGCCGTTTCATCTACAGTATCTCGAGGGCATGAGTGCCTTCGACCCGCAGCATCCGACTCATGCGGGTGACCTTGCGGTGGCGCGCCTCAGTAAGACGATGGCCGGCCAGCAAACAGGCGAGACAGCGCTCTACCGCTCGTTCATCGACCAATGCGGCATCGTCGACATCCTCGATTTCTTCTTCCGGCGCGACGACCAAATCGTCGCCGGGATGAGCGTCGTATGGGATAGGGAGGCGAGGATCCCGGAGCGCGCCGTGACCATCGCCGAGAAGATCCACCAGTACCTCCAGTTCAACCTGGTCGGCCGCGCCGCCGCGTCCGAGGACGGGCAGCGCTATGGGCTGACCAGCCGCGAGATGGACGTGGTACGGCTGTTGTGCTGCGGCCGCACCAATTGCGAGATCGGCGAGTGCCTTAAGATCGGCCAGGCGACCGTCAAGACGCACCTCATCCACATCTTTCAAAAGCTCGGCGTGGAGACGCGCTCCGCGGTGGTGGCGCTGATGGTGCGGCCGAATTAG